A window of Desulfuromonas soudanensis genomic DNA:
GAGGTTTTCGCCGAGACCCCGGTCGACGGCCATCTGGCGACGGCTCTCCGAGTAGGCACGGGCGGCCAGCGGCTGGGTGCGGGGGATGTCGAACTGCTTGCGGTACTCGCCCGGTTTCATGTCGTGGGCGGTTTTGAGGTGGCGGGCGAGGGTCTTCATTTCCTTGCTGCAGATCATGCAGGTGATCTTGTCCTTGCCGAAGGCCTTCTTGCGGGTCATGGTCGGCGCTGCTGCCTGCTCCATGCTTTCAGCGCCAAGGGCCTCGCCTTTTTCCAGCGCCGAAAGGGCCTTGTGGACTTCAACCAGTTCGGCGACCAGCTCTTCTTTGCTGAGGGCGGTGGTCGAAGCGTGGGCAGCTACTATTTCCGCTGCCATTTCAAGAATCGTTGCCATTTTAGTTCCTCCTTTTTTTATTGTGATTGCGCCAGGATGACCAATACACCTCAGTTAATACTATGAAAACTGTAAAAATCAAGTTTTAATTTTTTTGCCGACAAGATTGGCCGCTATTTTTTAACAAAACGACCAGAGTGACACGGGAATGACTCGACGTGTGGAGTGAGGTGCACGTTGCTGTCCGAGTTCCCTCGGCTAGAATTTTTCGAGGTCTCCCCTCTTTGAAGTTCCTTTTACATCCGGGACATCGGGCCGATTTTTTTTAGCCCTGCCGGGGGCGATTCATGTTTGGGAAAACGGGAAAAATGATAAATGTTGCAAGGAGCAGGGAGGTACGGTATGAATGATTTCAGTTTCCATTTCCTTCAAGGAAAGACTCTCTTTTGAATATTCGCATTCTTCTCGAAAAGCGTGAACGTGATACATTGTCCGCCTATGCCTGTCGCAGCGAACAAAGTGCCGGGCGACGGGTGGAGGAAGAACCCTGCAGTGTGAGAACCTCCTTTCAGCACGACCGGGACCGCATTCTTCATTGCAAGTCGTTTCGCCGACTGAAATATAAGACCCAGGTGTTTCTCTCGCCCGAGGGGGATCACTACCGGACCCGACTGACCCATACCCTCGAGGTCTCGCAGATCGCCCGGACGGTGGCCCGCGCCCTGGCCCTCAACGAGGACCTCACCGAAGCCATCGCCCTCGGGCACGATCTCGGCCACACCCCCTTCGGACATGCGGGGGAACGGGTCCTCGACCTCCTTGTTCCCGGCGGTTTCCGCCATGTCCGCCAGAGCCTGCGGGTTGTCGATGTCCTGGAGAAGGAGGGCGCGGGGCTCAACCTTACGGCCGAGGTCAGGGACGGGATCCTCAGGCATTCCAAGGGGCGCGGCCCTCTGCTCGGCGGGCCGGCGGGTTCGCTGGCCGCAACCCTCGAAGGGCAGATCGTCCGGCTGGCCGACGTCATTGCTTACGTGAATCACGATCTCGATGACGCCATGCGTGCCGCTCTGGTCCTCCCCGGAGAGGTTCCCGCCTGGATCGTCGCAACCCTTGGCGTCTCCCATTCCCGCCGGATCAACACCATGGTCAGGGATATGATCCAGTGGTCCCTGGCGGCGGACGGCAGCGCGGTGGGACTCTCTCCGGCGGTGGTCGAGGCCTTGTCCGCCCTGCGCGACTGGCTCTTCGAGCACGTTTACCAGGCCCGGACCGTTCACGAGGATTTCGTCAAGGGTTCACGCATCCTTCGTGAACTCTTCGGCTATTTTGTCGAGAATCCGGATCGCCTCGAAATCCACGGCGGCCATCGCCTCGCCGGAGACATTCCCGAAGTTTCCGTGGCCGATTTCATCGCCGGAATGACTGATCGTTTCGCCATTAATCTCTATCATCAGATCTTTCTCCCCCGGCCGTGGAAGGCTCTTTGAATATCCATAACCCCTTGAATTTCCCAGTCAAAAAACTTGACTCTGCCGGGGCGGTGTGTTAGTTTTTATGGCGTTTTACGTCTGTTCCGATCGGTATGGCCGGCGGGATGTCTTCCCGTCGGAGTCGAGGCAACATGGGTCTGGTGGCGATGAAACTGGTCTTTCGCATAGCCGGGGTCGGCTTTTCCCTGCCTCTGGAAAATCTGATCGAGGTCCGCGAAGGGATGGACGGGGTCGGCAAGATCCCTCCCTCCGCATCTGACCGTCTCGAACTCCGCGGCGATTTTATCCCCCTCCGGGATTTGCGCCGTCGCCTGGCTCTCCCTGATTTTTCCGCCGCTCGGGGAAACCTCAAAGCCCTCATCCTCGCCGGTTCCGACGGTCCCTGGGGGATTCTGGTGGACCGAGTCGAAGGAATTTTCTCTCTTGCCGAATTCAAGCCGAAGCCGTTGCCGCTGGCCTTCGGAGGGATCGAATCGAGACCCTATGACCGGCTCGAGCTGTGGCGTGACGAACCGCTGGTGGTTTGCGATGTCCTGAGGCTCGAAACCGGATGGGGGGACGATGATTGACAAGGTTGCCCTGCTGGTTCTGGCGGGGAAGGTCTTCGCTCTCCCGGTGACAGGGATCGAGCACATCCTCGACGGCCCCCGGACGTTCCTTTTGCCCCTCATGCCCGAGGGGTACAGCGGTGTTTTCCTCTACCGGGACGAGGTCACCCCGATCCTCAACCTGAGCCGGGTTCTCGGCATCTCCGGGACAGCGGAAGAGGATGTGCCGCCGCTGACAGTCCTTTATGGATGCGACTCCGGGCTGGTCGGGCTCCCCGTCGATACGGTCCTGCGTGTCGTCGACCGCGCAAAAGGGAGCGAGGAAAGGGGTGCCGAAGGAGAAGATCAGGGGGGACCGCGTCATTTCGTCTATGAAGGAACGCGGTATCCTCTGTTGGATATAGAAGCCCAGGTGGCATCTTTGCCCCGATAGAACCAATCCGGCGCCCTCCCCAGCAGGGAACCAAGGAGGCTTGAATGAGCAAAAAACTGTTGTTGGCCGACGACAGTATTACGATCCAGAAAGTGATTGGCATCACCTTTGCCAACGAAGACTATGAACTGACCGTGGTGGATAACGGCGACGCCGCTCTGGAAAAGGCCCGTATCTTGCGGCCGGATCTGATTCTCGCCGATGTTTTCATGCCGGGGAAAAACGGTTATGAACTCTGCGCGGCGATCCGCCAGGATCCGGGTCTCAGCCATGTCCCGGTCCTGTTGCTGACCGGTACTTTCGAGCCCTTCGACGAAGGGAAGGCCCGTCAGGCCGGAGCCACCGACTGGATTTCCAAACCCTTCGAGTCCCAGGGACTCATCGACCGGGTGGAGAAATTGCTGGCGGCAACCGTTGCGCCGGCGGCTGCTGCAGTCGTTTCTCCGAGTGCGTCCGTCCCTCCCGCGGCTCCTGCGGCCGAAGTCGAAGAGGAGGTCTGGGACGATTTTGCCGAACCGGAGGAATTTTCCTTCGAAGAGGTCGCCGCGGCCCCCGCCGAGGACCTGGAAACGGATGTGGAGTGGGCCACGGGATTCGAACCCGCTGCAGATGCGGCGGCCGCCGCCGAAGAGGACCCCTGGGGGAGCGTTTCCTTCGGCGAGGAGGATCTTCCTTCCCAGGAGGGCTCCGTCCCTCCTTCGGCGTCGGAGGATCTCTGGGCTGCCCCTAGCGAACCCGTTGCCGGAAAGGACGCCGTCGAGGAGGAGGAATCCTTCGTTTTTGAAGAGGAGGAAGAGACCTTCTCCTTTGCCGATGTGGCTCCATCTGCCCCCGCTCCGGCCGCCGAATGGGACGAAGAGGATGAAGTCCTCGCTCTCGGCGATAACGACATTCTGGAAGTCGAAGATCTGGAGACAACAGACACCGACTTTATTTTTGATGAGGAAGAAGAGCTTCTCGGGACCCCCGCCGCTCTCGGCGGCGCGCCCGTTTCCGAGCAGAAAGTGACCCGGGCCGCCGAAGAGGAATTTGTCTTCGGCGACGAGGAGCCCGAATGGGGCGGTGCTGCCGATTTCGGCGCAGAAGCCGCACCGGAAGTCGTCACCCCTCCGAGGCCGGCCCCGGCACCGCCGGTGGCAAGCGTCCCCCCCGCCGCTTCGGTCCCCCCGGAGGCGGCCGTGGAACGGCAGGTTCGGGAGATGAGCGAAGAGGAGCTCTCGCGCATTATCGAAAGGATCGCCGGCACGGTCATCAAGCGCCTGGCCGAGTCGATCCTCCAGCAGGTGGCCTGGGAAGTGGTCCCCGATCTGGCGGAAAACCTGATCAAGGACGAATTGCGGCGGATCAGGTCGGACGTCCAGGGATAGCCTTCTTTACGGCCGACTCCGGCCGCGCACACCGGACAGCATAGGCGAAAAATTATGGGGAAATGGGGATTGCAATAATCCCCATTTCCCTTTTTCCGCCCTCCGCAGAGAAGCGGCGGCCGGCATGGGATCTTACGGGAAGGATCGACACAGATGGAAGTGAAACTCTCCACGGGGTATGAGTCTCAAGAGGTGGAAGCCAAGTGGTATGGGGTTTGGGAGGAGGCCGGCTATTTTCACGCCGACGAGAATTCTTCAAAACCCCATTACTCGATCGTCATTCCGCCGCCGAACGTCACCGGCGTTCTGCACATGGGGCATGCCCTCAACAACACCCTGCAGGACATCCTGGTCCGCTACAAGCGCATGACCGGTCATGAGGTCCTGTGGATGCCCGGCACCGACCATGCCGGGATCGCCACCCAGAACGTCGTCGAAAAGCAGCTCGCCGCCGAAGGGAAGGATCGCCACCATCTGGGGCGCGACGCCTTCGTCGAACGGGTCTGGCAGTGGCGCAGCGATTCCGGGGGGCAGATCATCAACCAGCTCAAGCGTCTCGGCGCCTCCTGCGACTGGGAGCGGGAGCGCTTCACCATGGACGAGGGTCTCTCCAAGGCGGTGCGCGAAGTCTTCGTCCGTCTCTACGAGGAGGGGCTGATCTACCGCGACAACCGGCTCATCAACTGGTGTCCCCGCTGCCACACCGCCCTCTCCGACCTCGAGGTCGAGCACGAGGAGAAGAAGGGTCACCTCTGGCACCTGCGCTATCCGGTCAAGGGGAGCGACCGTTTCCTCACCGTCGCCACCACCCGTCCGGAAACGATGCTCGGCGACAGCGCCGTGGCCGTCCACCCCGAAGACGAGCGCTACAGCGATCTCATCGGCAAGAGCGTCATCCTCCCCCTCCTCGACCGGGAAATCCCCATTATCGCCGACGAATATGTCGACCGGGCCTTCGGGACCGGCGTGGTCAAGATCACCCCGGCCCACGACTTCAACGACTTCGAAATCGGCAAACGCCACAACCTCGAGTTCATCAACGTCCTCGACCCCTCGGGAAACATCAACGAAAACGGCGGTCCCTACGTCGGCCTCGAGCGTTACGCCGCCCGCAAGGCGGTGGTGGCCGACCTCGAAGCCCGGGGTCTTCTCGAGAAGATCGAGGAGCACGGCAACGCCGTCGGCGAATGTTACCGCTGCAGGACGGTGATCGAGCCGTACATGAGCCTGCAGTGGTACGTCAACGTCAAGCCGATGGCCGCCGAGGCGATCAAGGCGGTGGAGACCGGTCGCACCCGCATCGTCCCCGCCCAGTGGGAGAAGACCTACTACGAGTGGATGTACAACATCCGCGACTGGTGCATCAGCCGGCAGATCTGGTGGGGGCATCGTATCCCCGCCTGGTACTGCGACGCCTGCGGCGAGATCACCGTTTCGCGGGAGGACGCCACCGAATGCGCCCACTGCGGCAGCGAGGCGTTGCGCCAGGAGACCGACGTTCTCGACACCTGGTTTTCCTCGGCTCTCTGGCCCTTTTCGACCATGGGCTGGCCCGACGACACGGTGACGCTGAAGAAGTTCTATCCGACCTCCTGCCTGGTGACCGGTTTCGACATCCTCTTTTTCTGGGTGGCGCGGATGATGATGATGGGGCTCAAGTTCATGGACGAGGTCCCCTTCAAGGAAGTCTACATCCACGCCCTGGTGCGCGACGCCCAGGGGCAGAAGATGAGCAAGAGCAAGGGGAACGTCATCGATCCCCTCACCGTCATCGAGGAATTCGGCACCGACGCCTTTCGCTTCACCCTCGCCGCCTTCGCCGCCCAGGGGCGCGACATCCGCCTCTCCACCGAGCGCATCGCCGGCTATCGCAATTTTGCCAACAAGCTCTGGAACGCCAGCCGCTTCGCCATGATGAACCTGGAAGGGTTCGATCCGGCCGGGATCGACCTCCGGCGCCTCGATCTCTCCCTGGCCGACCGCTGGATTCTCAACCGCCTCGACGAGGCGATTGCCGGGGTGAAGGGCGCCCTCGAGGAGTACCGGTTCAACGACGCCGCCTCCGTCCTCTACACCTTCACCTGGCACGAGTTCTGCGACTGGTACATCGAACTCTCCAAAAACGATCTCTACGGCGACGACCCCGCCGTCGGGGCGCGGGCCAGGGCCGTTCTCTACACCGTTCTCGAACAGCTCTTGCGCCTTCTCCACCCGATCATGCCCTTTATCACCGAAGAGATCTGGCAGGCTCTCCCCGGAACGCGCCCCTGTGCTTCGATCATGCAGGCCGACTACCCCGCCGTCTCGGCCCTTGCCGGAGCGGCCGAGGGGGCGCAGCAGATGGAGCTGATCATGGAGGTGATTCGCGCCATCCGCAACATCCGCGGCGAGATGGACGTCTCCCCCGCCCGGCAGATTGCCGCCGTGCTCGACTGCCGCAGCGAGGGGTCCCTGGCCATCCTGCAGAGCGGCGAGCGCTACGTGCGGGCCCTGGCCAAGGTCGGCGAGCTGCGCTGCGGCGTCGGCGTCGACCGCCCCGAAGAGGCCGCCACCCAGGTGGCCGGCGATGTGGAGATCCTCCTGCCGCTGGCCGGGTTGATCGACGTCGCAGAAGAAGAGAAGCGACTGGAGAAGGAGATCGCCAAGGTCGAAAAGGACGTGGCGATGTTCACAAAGAAGCTCGGCAACGAGGCCTTTGTCGCCAAGGCGCCTCCCGAGGTCCTCGAAAAAGATCGCGGCAAGCTCGCCGATGCCCGGGAAAAACTTAAGATTCTCGAGGAGAGTCTGAAAAAGATCCGGGCACTCAAATAGGCGGCAATTTTTTTAAAGCAGCATCGGTCCCTGAGGCCATTGGAACGACAAAAGGCATCCCCTCGGGGATGCCTTTTGTTATTCTGTGAGTTAATCTGGAGTCTTACATGGTGTTGTAATCGTCCGATTCCACCAGGTCGCCGGTGGAGTCGAGGAAGGAGCCTTTTTGTGAATCTTTGACGATCTCCACCTTGTCATGGGCTACGGAACAGACGGTTCCGCAGACCGTGCATTCGTAAAGGGCCTCGTGGAACTGGAAGGCTTCCAGCTCTGTTTCATAGCTGACCATGCATTGACAGGTGGGACAAACGAAATCTGTGGAGACTTTCTGTCGTTTCTGAACCCGTCCCTTGATGATTTTCATAACCTCACCGGAGAAGGTCCAGATTCCGCCGCAGACTCCGCATTCACGGGCATCCTGGGAGAATCCTTCGGCATGAAGGTCAATTTCCACATGATCTCTGCTCTTACACAAAGGACATTTCATAAAATAGTCTCCTTTCGGGCCCATGGAACAATCAGTTATGGCCGCCAATATATCCTATTTCGCGCGGATAGGCAAATCAGGCGCGTGGCAAACTCCTCCCTATCTGGCCCGCAGGTACTGGTTCGGCCAGGGTGCCTCCTCCTCAAGCGCCCTGGCGGCATGGAGCGGCCAGTAGGGGTCGCGCAGCAACTGGCGCGCAAGAAGGACGACGTCGGCCTGGCCGGTGGCGACGATCTGCTCGGCCTGGGCCGGCTCGAGAATGAAGCCGACGGCGCCGGTGGCTAGGCCGGTTTCGGCGCGGATTCTCGCCGCAAAGGGGACCTGGAAGCCGGGACCGGCGGGAATCGACTCCTGGGGGACCACCGCTCCGGAGGAGCAGTCGATGAGGTCGACGCCGAGCGCCTTGAGTTGCCGTGCCAGAAGGACGGACTGATCCATGTCCCAGCCGTCCGGCGCCCAGTCGGTCGCCGAAATCCTCACAAAAAGCGGGAGCTCCCTCGGCCACTCCTCCCGCACGGCCCGGGCCACCCGCAAGGGGAACCGGAGGCGATTCTCGAGGGAGCCGCCATAACTGTCCTCCCGGCGATTGGCCAGGGGGGAGAGAAACTCATGCAGCAAATAGCCGTGGGCCATGTGGATTTCGAGGACCTGGAAACCGGCGGCATGGGCCCGGCCGGTTGCGGCACGGAATTCCCCTTCGATTCGCTCCATCCCGTCGAGGGTCAGGGACTGGGGGAGGGGATGGCCGACGGCAAAAGGGACGGCGCTCGGGGCAAGGGTCTGCCAGCTCCCTCCCTCCTTCCCCAGGGGGGCGCCGCCGAGCCAGGGAGGGGAACAGGACCCCTTGCGACCGGCATGGGCGAGCTGGATCCCCGCTACGGCGCCCTGCTCCCTTAGGAAGCGGGTTATGGGAACAAAGGCCTCGGCATGGCGGTCGCTCCAGAGGCCGCTGTCGCCGGGACTGATGCGCCCCTCCGGGCTGACCGCGGTGGCCTCGACCATGACCAGCCCGGCGCCGCCGACGGCGCGGCTGCCGAGATGGACGAGATGCCAGTCCGTGGGCAAACCGTCCCGGCTCGAATACTGGCACATGGGGGAGACAAAGACCCGGTTGCGAAAGGTGATCCCTCCCAGTGTCAGGGGGGAGAAGAGTTTGCTCATGGGGTCTCTCCGCTCTTTCGGTCGCCGGGGCGGAGTTTTTCCAGCAAGGCTTTGGCCGCCGCCACTGAGGAGGCGGGATTCTGCCCGGTGAGCAGGTTGCCGTCCTGAAGGGAATAGGACTGCCAGTCAGGACCACTGGAATATTTTCCTCCCCGGCTCTTGAGTTCCTCTTCCACCAGAAACGGTACGACATCTGTCAAGCCCACCGCGGCTTCCTCCGAGTTGGAAAATCCGGTGACCGATTTTCCCTGCACCAGGGGGGAGCCGTTCGCCGCCTTGGCGTGACGAAAAACTCCGGGAGCGTGACAGACGGCGGCCACCGGCTTGCCCTGGGCATACATTTTCTCGATCAGGGCAATGGAGTCCGGATCCTCGGCAAGGTCCCACAAGGGTCCGTGCCCCCCGGGGTAGAAGACCGCGTCGTAGTCGTCCGCCCTGATGTCGGAGAGCTTCACCGTCCCGGCCAGAGCCGCCCGGCTCGCAGGATCGGCCTTGAAACGAGCGGTGGCGGCGGTCTGAAACTCCGGCTCGTCGCTCTTCGGGTCGAGCGGCGGCTCTCCTCCCCTGGGGGAGGCGAGGGTGATCGCGGCGCCGGCGTCCTTGAACACGTAATAGGGCGCCGCGAACTCTTCCAGCCAGAAGCCGGTCTTTTTTCCGGTCTCGCCGAGGCGATCGTGCGACGTCAGAACCATCAGTATTTTCATCCTCATCTCCTTTGAGTTGGCCTCGACCGCGGGGGGGCGAAAATGAAATCGGACTCCGTCCTCACCCGAAAGGCTCTGCCGTAAGATTTTCCGCTATTAACTCTACAACAGTCTCCGTGATGTGCCACCCTCCTCGCATTGCGGCGCCCCTGGCTTCTTGAAAGGCCCGTTTTCAAGGGTCGGAGAACGCAGCACTTATCAGAAACGGGAATGGCCAACCTCGAAAACGAGGTTGGCCATTTTTTGTCTTGCCGCAGGAAGGTTGAATCCGGAATTTTTCAGCCTCGCTCGCTCGCCCGAGCCGTCAGAGGCGGCCCAGCATGCGCAGCAGTCCGTCGAGGACGGTGTAGGGGTGGGGTGGGCAGCCGGGGATGTAGAGGTCGACGGGGAGGAGGTCGCCGAGGCCGTTGTTGACTTCCGGACTGTCGCGATAGGGGCCGCCGCCGATGGCGCAGGCGCCGGAGGCGATCACCAGCTTCGGCTCGGGGATCGCCGCGTAGGTCTCGAGAAGGGCGCCCTTCATGTTCTCGGCCACCGGCCCGGTGACCAGGATGCCGTCGGCGTGGCGCGGCGAGGCGACGAACTGGATGCCGAAACGCCCGAGGTCGTAGGTCAGGGTGCCGAGGACATTGAGGTCGGCCTCGCAGGCGTTGCAGCCGCCGGCGCTGACCTGGCGCAGCTTCAAGGAGCGGCCGAAGAGCTTTTTCATCCTCCTGTCGAGGGGACCGGCCAGGGCGAAGACGTCCCCGTCGGTCAGCAGCCCCTCCCGGGTGCGGGAGGCCAGGCGGTGGTCGCGACTGAAAGTGAGTGCTTCGTGGGGGCAGGCGGCGCTGCAGTCGCCGCAGAAGATGCAGCGCCCCATGTCGAGACGGAGACGTCCCCCGTCCACCTGCAAGGCGCCGTAGGGGCAGGAGGAGAGGCACTCCCGGCAGTCCTGGGGACAGCCTCCCGGCTCCAGACGGGGGAGGCCGCGGAAGCGCTCGGGCAAGACGGGGTCCTGTCGGGGGTATTTGGCCGTGCGGTGTCCCTGGCGCAGGCGTTCGCAAATGACTTTCAGCATAAACGGTGTGCTCCTTACAGGTCGAATCCGCAGTAGGAGAGGTTGAAACTCTTGTTGCACAGAGGAAAGTCGGAGATCTGCTCGCCGCGCAGGGCCATCGCCAGCCCCCCCCAGTTGCGGAAGGAGGGGTCGACCACCTTGTAGCGGGACAGGGCCCCCCGCCCGTCGGTGAGGGCCACATGAACGACTTCGCCGCGCCATCCTTCCACCAGCGATACCGTCAGACTCCGGGGGGCCAGGGCCGGCAGGGCGCACCGGATCGGGCCCGGCGGCAGGTTGCGCAGCCCTTTCCTGACCATTTCCAGCGAGTCGTAGATCTCGCGCCTCCGGATTTTGGCCCGGGCGCAGACGTCCCCGTCCTCTTCGATGACCACCGGGGCGAAGGAGCCCTCCCGGTTGCCGAGGGGATGGTGAAGACGGCTGTCGATGGTGAGCCCCGAGGCGCGGGCGGCCATCCCGACCATGCCGAGTTCCTCGGCGACCTCGGGCGTCACGATCCCCGTCCCTTCGATCCGGGCCAGGACCGACGGCGAATCGAAGAAGAGCTCGATCGCTCCCCGGGTGTCCTTCTCCATCGCCGCAAGGCGCTGCAGCATTGCCGCCGCCAGCAAGGGGTCGACATCGAAGGCGACGCCGCCGGGGCGCACCAGGCCGCGACCGAAGCGGCTGCCGCAGATTTCGGCGGTGAGGTTCAGATAGTCGCCGCGAATCCGCCCGCAGAAACTGGCGGTGGGGAGGTAGCCGATGTCTCCGGCCAGGGCGCCGAGGTCGCCGACGTGGTTGGCCAGTCTTTCCAGCTCCAGGGCAATGGCGCGCAGGGCGGCGCCCCGGGGGGACGCCGGAACGCCGGAGAGCGATTCGAGGGCCTGGCAGTAGGCGCTGGCATGGCCGATGGTGGTGTCGCCGGCCGCCGCTTCGAGCTGATGGATCGTGGCGCCGTGCGGGCCGCCGGTGAGGAGCTGCTCGATGCCGCGGTGCTGGTAGCCGCGGGAGATCTCGAGGTGCAGCACCTTTTCGCCGTGGCACTGGAAGCGGAAGTGCCCCGGTTCGATGATTCCGGCATGAACCGGTCCGACGGCGACCTCGTGGATCTCTTCTCCCTCCACCTGGTAAAAGGGCATCTCCCCGGGAACCGGATGCCGCAGCGGGTCGCGTCCCCAGGCATCCAGGCGCCCCGGCTGTACCCGGTGAAAACGCAGCGGCTTGAACCAGGGGTGGCCGGTGGGGACGGCCCCGAACTCCTCGGCGATTTCCCGTTCGAAGAGGCCAAGCTGGGGACAGCGGGGCGTCAGCGAGGGGTAGGTGTTGCCGATGCGGGTGCGCAGGAGCACCAGGTCCCCCTGCCAGTCCCGCGCCAGCACCGCCAAAAGGTCGAGTTCATCATCGCCTGCCGGGTAGGCGAAGTAGGCGGAGACCCGCCCCAGGTTGGAGCATGTCTCCAGCAGCCGGTCGCCAAACTCCCCGTAGGAAAGGAGAGGCAGGGTCTCCAGGGGGAGAGAGTCCCCGTTTTTCAGGGAGACGATTTTCCCTGTCGAATCGCTCATGATTTGCCCTCCAGCAGGTTGGCGGCATTTTGAAGCAGTGCGCGCAGGGGCTCGGGGATGTAGAGGCCGAGGAGCAACACGACCAGGATCAGGACCAGGGGGGGGGCGACGAGGAGAAAGCGGTCCTTGAAGAGCACTTTCTTCTCCGTTGTCTCCCCCTGGGTCGCCGCCAGGACCGTGGCGCCCATGCCGATGAAGATCATCGCCAGGAGGGAGAGAAAGGCCACGCCGACGGCCGTATGCCCGCCGGAGAAAATCCCGCGCAAAATGGTGAACTCGCTCATGAAGAGGCCGAAGGGGGGGGAGCCGGTAATGGCGAGAAACCCGACGAGAAAGAGGGTCCCCGAAACCGGGACGGCGGCGATGGCGCCGCGGACCTCGGAGAGGTTCTTGCTGGCAAAGGCCCGCTGGATGTTGCCGGCGGAGAGAAAGAGGCATCCCTTGGTCAGGGCGTTGTTGACCAGGTGGAGGAGGGCGCCGTAGGTGGCGAGTCCGCCGATGCCGACGCCGATGGCGAGAATCCCCATGTGCTCGACGCTGGAATAGGCCAGCATCCGTTTGATGTCGGGCTGTCGGACCATGAAGACGGCCGCCAGAAGGAGGGAGAGGAGTCCCATGCCGAGGAGGGCGTGGCGGGCCATGGTCAGGTCGCCGGCGGCTCCCATCAGTTGAACGCCGCGGACAATGGCCAGGAAGGCGACGCTGGTCAGGCCCCCGGCCAGGAGGGCGCCGACCACCGCCGGAGCCTCGCCGTAGGCATCGGGCTTCCATGTATGCAGCGGAGCGAGCCCCATCTTGGTGCCGAAGCCGACCAGCAGAAAAACGAAGCCGGCGTGCAGCCAGGGGGAGGCCAGACTCGGTGCGGCCGCCAGCAGTCTGTCGAACTGCAGGGTGGCCGGTCCGGCGCCTCCGAGGGCCGAATAGGCGATGAAGAGGATGCCGAACATGGCCAGGGCGATCCCCACCGAGCAGATGAGCAGGTATTTCCAGGTCGCCTCGATGGAGAGGCGGTTGCGGTTGTAGTAGATGAGGGGGGCACTGGCGAGGGTGGTGGTTTCCACTGCCATCCACAACACCCCGAGATGACGGGCGACCACGGCCAGGGTCATGGCCGACAAGAAGATCAGCAGGCAGGGGGCCATGACCTTGTTGCCGCGGGCGCGGTGGAGTTTCAGATAGTCCACGGCGTAAAAGGCGCAGCTGCAAAAGAGGAGGCTGGTCGCCAGAAGGACGATCTTCGACAGGGAATCGAGGCCGATCCAGGCGCCGGGAGCCGCCACCGGAGACTGTCCGACGACGAGGAAGGAGGCGAGGAGCAGATGGAGAGTCCCGGCCAGCGGCAGCATCCAGGAGCGTCCCTGGTACCAGGGGAGGAGGAAGGCCAGGGCGGCGAAAAAAAGCGGAAAGAGAATCAATGCGGCTAGCATGGCTTAATCCTTGAGGGCCGAAAGGCGTTCGGTATTGATGGTGGAGAATTCGCGGTTGATCTGGTTCATCACGATCCCCATGACGAAGACGCCGACGAGGAGATCGAGAAGGACGCCGGCTTCGACCATGAGGGGCATGGCGTCGGAGAGGAGGATGCCGAAGATGAAAATTCCGTTTTCCAGCATCAGGTAGCCGAGAACCTGGGTGATCGCCTTGCGCCG
This region includes:
- a CDS encoding MucR family transcriptional regulator, whose translation is MATILEMAAEIVAAHASTTALSKEELVAELVEVHKALSALEKGEALGAESMEQAAAPTMTRKKAFGKDKITCMICSKEMKTLARHLKTAHDMKPGEYRKQFDIPRTQPLAARAYSESRRQMAVDRGLGENLAKARAARGKAKKK
- a CDS encoding deoxyguanosinetriphosphate triphosphohydrolase → MNIRILLEKRERDTLSAYACRSEQSAGRRVEEEPCSVRTSFQHDRDRILHCKSFRRLKYKTQVFLSPEGDHYRTRLTHTLEVSQIARTVARALALNEDLTEAIALGHDLGHTPFGHAGERVLDLLVPGGFRHVRQSLRVVDVLEKEGAGLNLTAEVRDGILRHSKGRGPLLGGPAGSLAATLEGQIVRLADVIAYVNHDLDDAMRAALVLPGEVPAWIVATLGVSHSRRINTMVRDMIQWSLAADGSAVGLSPAVVEALSALRDWLFEHVYQARTVHEDFVKGSRILRELFGYFVENPDRLEIHGGHRLAGDIPEVSVADFIAGMTDRFAINLYHQIFLPRPWKAL
- a CDS encoding chemotaxis protein CheW, which encodes MGLVAMKLVFRIAGVGFSLPLENLIEVREGMDGVGKIPPSASDRLELRGDFIPLRDLRRRLALPDFSAARGNLKALILAGSDGPWGILVDRVEGIFSLAEFKPKPLPLAFGGIESRPYDRLELWRDEPLVVCDVLRLETGWGDDD
- a CDS encoding chemotaxis protein CheW, whose protein sequence is MIDKVALLVLAGKVFALPVTGIEHILDGPRTFLLPLMPEGYSGVFLYRDEVTPILNLSRVLGISGTAEEDVPPLTVLYGCDSGLVGLPVDTVLRVVDRAKGSEERGAEGEDQGGPRHFVYEGTRYPLLDIEAQVASLPR
- a CDS encoding response regulator, with product MSKKLLLADDSITIQKVIGITFANEDYELTVVDNGDAALEKARILRPDLILADVFMPGKNGYELCAAIRQDPGLSHVPVLLLTGTFEPFDEGKARQAGATDWISKPFESQGLIDRVEKLLAATVAPAAAAVVSPSASVPPAAPAAEVEEEVWDDFAEPEEFSFEEVAAAPAEDLETDVEWATGFEPAADAAAAAEEDPWGSVSFGEEDLPSQEGSVPPSASEDLWAAPSEPVAGKDAVEEEESFVFEEEEETFSFADVAPSAPAPAAEWDEEDEVLALGDNDILEVEDLETTDTDFIFDEEEELLGTPAALGGAPVSEQKVTRAAEEEFVFGDEEPEWGGAADFGAEAAPEVVTPPRPAPAPPVASVPPAASVPPEAAVERQVREMSEEELSRIIERIAGTVIKRLAESILQQVAWEVVPDLAENLIKDELRRIRSDVQG
- a CDS encoding valine--tRNA ligase, with the protein product MEVKLSTGYESQEVEAKWYGVWEEAGYFHADENSSKPHYSIVIPPPNVTGVLHMGHALNNTLQDILVRYKRMTGHEVLWMPGTDHAGIATQNVVEKQLAAEGKDRHHLGRDAFVERVWQWRSDSGGQIINQLKRLGASCDWERERFTMDEGLSKAVREVFVRLYEEGLIYRDNRLINWCPRCHTALSDLEVEHEEKKGHLWHLRYPVKGSDRFLTVATTRPETMLGDSAVAVHPEDERYSDLIGKSVILPLLDREIPIIADEYVDRAFGTGVVKITPAHDFNDFEIGKRHNLEFINVLDPSGNINENGGPYVGLERYAARKAVVADLEARGLLEKIEEHGNAVGECYRCRTVIEPYMSLQWYVNVKPMAAEAIKAVETGRTRIVPAQWEKTYYEWMYNIRDWCISRQIWWGHRIPAWYCDACGEITVSREDATECAHCGSEALRQETDVLDTWFSSALWPFSTMGWPDDTVTLKKFYPTSCLVTGFDILFFWVARMMMMGLKFMDEVPFKEVYIHALVRDAQGQKMSKSKGNVIDPLTVIEEFGTDAFRFTLAAFAAQGRDIRLSTERIAGYRNFANKLWNASRFAMMNLEGFDPAGIDLRRLDLSLADRWILNRLDEAIAGVKGALEEYRFNDAASVLYTFTWHEFCDWYIELSKNDLYGDDPAVGARARAVLYTVLEQLLRLLHPIMPFITEEIWQALPGTRPCASIMQADYPAVSALAGAAEGAQQMELIMEVIRAIRNIRGEMDVSPARQIAAVLDCRSEGSLAILQSGERYVRALAKVGELRCGVGVDRPEEAATQVAGDVEILLPLAGLIDVAEEEKRLEKEIAKVEKDVAMFTKKLGNEAFVAKAPPEVLEKDRGKLADAREKLKILEESLKKIRALK